One Bacteroidota bacterium genomic window, TTTTGTTCACTTTTTTGGCTGGAGCTGCAGCCGGAGCTGTATTGGGAATTTTGTATGCTCCCGATAAAGGAGAAACAACAAGAAAAAAAATAAGCGATCAGGCTAAAGATTTTACAGATAATTTGGAGGAATCTGGAAGCAAAGTAATGGGATCCCTTGATGATATTATGGGAAGGGTTGTTAATATGTTTTCTGAACTTAAAGGTGGAGAATGGATGTCTGCAGGAATAGATGCAATATGGTTAAAAGGAAACTGGAACGATATAAAAGGAAAATTAAAGAAAAAGTATGCAAATTTAACGGATGAGGATCTTAATTACGTGAGCGGGATGGAAAATGAGCTGATCGGAAAGCTACAGAAAAAGTTAGGAAAAACCAAGGACGATATCATAGATTTGATTAATAATTTTCGTTCTGAGAAGCAATCCCAGCATTAATTACAATTAAAAACAATAGAAATGAAAACGAACAATAAATTCATATTTTCTTTACTTATAGGTGCTGCGGCGGGAGCGGTGTATGGCTTTTTATTTACAACTAAAAAAGGCAGGTATTTAAGAGAAGATATCGCATACTCAGCAAAAAGGGCAGCGTATAATATAAAAGAGAAAACTATGCAAGGAGTTGATATGATCGCAGAAAAAACTTCTGACATATCAGGACAGTTTAGAACAAATACAGAAGATATTGCGGATGAATTCAAGGGTGGATTTGGAAGGGCAAAATCAACTGCAAGACAATATGTAGAAAAGACAGACAAAAGAAAAAAATAATAAAAAACAAAAAATGTTATTTCCCCTGCAATTGAGTCTGGCAGGGGAATTTTTTA contains:
- a CDS encoding YtxH domain-containing protein — protein: MENQNQNKNNFLFTFLAGAAAGAVLGILYAPDKGETTRKKISDQAKDFTDNLEESGSKVMGSLDDIMGRVVNMFSELKGGEWMSAGIDAIWLKGNWNDIKGKLKKKYANLTDEDLNYVSGMENELIGKLQKKLGKTKDDIIDLINNFRSEKQSQH
- a CDS encoding YtxH domain-containing protein → MKTNNKFIFSLLIGAAAGAVYGFLFTTKKGRYLREDIAYSAKRAAYNIKEKTMQGVDMIAEKTSDISGQFRTNTEDIADEFKGGFGRAKSTARQYVEKTDKRKK